TCACAACGCACGGGCATTTCTCGCAGCTCTCCGGCGCCATCACGACCGGTCCTTCGGGGAGTTCTGGAAAGAGGATCTCGGGCTTGGTAACGATGATGAGGGTTACTCGTGGGCAACCGCAGATGAAGCAACAATCGACGCTCTCGAACAGTTCCTCGAGCGCCGAAAATCCCGATACAGTCTAGCGACGTCATCCGTCGACGCGCTCCGAACGCGGCTGAACCTCTACGTTCGTGCCTACAGGAAAGCGAACGACACAGACGACCTCCTCACACCGATTCAACGGGATCGGGAGACACCAGCTTACGAAGCCGTTGACGCGTGTTATGCAGCATTCGACTGGTTGAACGAAGGAGCAGAACACGAATACAGTGGCCAGACCCTCCAGCGTGTGCGACGGGTCGTCGACGCCTGGTACCAGCATCTGGTGGGACGACGTATTGCCTCGATAAATCCGGCGAGCGGCCTCTACGACGAATTCAAATGGGAAGCTGAAGATTCCTCGACTCCAGCTCTTTCAGCTGACCATATTCGGAAACTGATGCAGGCGGCAACGTCGACGCGAGAGCGGCTGTTACTAGTGGCATTAGCGGGTTGGGGACTTCGAGCAAGCGAGGTCGCTGCACTCCATATCTCGCAGTTCCACCGTAACGTCCCTGCAGACGACGTCCCCTTCATCGCGTTCGAGAACCGCAAGAACGGACCTGGTGAAGTGTCTCTACTCTTCGGGATGGACATGCTCGGCTCCCGAATCGATGAGCTAGCGGACAATGAGACGTGGACAGGGTACCTGTTTCCATCTTCACAGGGGAAAACACCACACGTAACGCGGGATACGATCCGGAACTGGTTCCAAACTCTTGCATCGAAGGCGAGTCTCCCTGACCGGATCCAAGGAGAACGGCCGAGTCCACAGCTCTGTCGTCGTTTCTGGTACGATACCTATACAACAGTCCTTGAGGGCGTTCTCGAAGGTGTCGACGAAATCGCTTCTGAGCAAGGGAGTAACGATCCTCGTGTGGTTATGCAAAACTATCTTTCAGACTCGAGATCTCGGCGAGTGCGCAGAGAGTTCATGCAGAAACAATTGAGCGCGGCCTTCCACGGGAGATAATTGCTTTCGATACTCTTGGCCAAATAAAGTCTCTGATGGAATATTGGGTCAGGGAGTTCATGAATCGATGAATCAGAGATTCAGTGATTCTTCGAATCCATGAATACTGGAAGTCGAATAAATGGATCGAGGACCCTCAGGAGGAGTGAATGCTATAGCAAACTCCCCCACTGGTCCATTAGTCCATGAAGTTATGAATCAGAGAATCAATGATTCTATGATATCAAGAATACCAGAGTCATGGACTATTTGATTCCGAGATAGCTGCAGCGCCATAACACTAATTCACTGAATCCATGAATCAATAATTCAGTGAGTATGGGACTACATGGAGTCTTGAATAGCTGAATCACAGAATCTTTGATTCCAAGAATCCTATAGGGTTACACTGAAT
This is a stretch of genomic DNA from Natronosalvus rutilus. It encodes these proteins:
- a CDS encoding tyrosine-type recombinase/integrase, coding for MSQLDAEQEGETDVDRAPSFEDIRWTSCSLEDFTDLYWDEIAPCLEANGIDSTSEKPTHQWFRDHNARAFLAALRRHHDRSFGEFWKEDLGLGNDDEGYSWATADEATIDALEQFLERRKSRYSLATSSVDALRTRLNLYVRAYRKANDTDDLLTPIQRDRETPAYEAVDACYAAFDWLNEGAEHEYSGQTLQRVRRVVDAWYQHLVGRRIASINPASGLYDEFKWEAEDSSTPALSADHIRKLMQAATSTRERLLLVALAGWGLRASEVAALHISQFHRNVPADDVPFIAFENRKNGPGEVSLLFGMDMLGSRIDELADNETWTGYLFPSSQGKTPHVTRDTIRNWFQTLASKASLPDRIQGERPSPQLCRRFWYDTYTTVLEGVLEGVDEIASEQGSNDPRVVMQNYLSDSRSRRVRREFMQKQLSAAFHGR